A single Gemmatimonadota bacterium DNA region contains:
- the nuoK gene encoding NADH-quinone oxidoreductase subunit NuoK, whose protein sequence is MLAESLGLSAILFVIGVVGVLTRRNAIIIFMCVELMLNAVNLTFVALSRYYGMGGQVFVLFVMTVAAAEAAVGLAIIISIFRHRQTVDLRNINVMKG, encoded by the coding sequence GTGCTCGCTGAGTCGCTGGGTCTTTCCGCGATACTGTTCGTGATCGGTGTGGTGGGTGTTCTCACCCGCCGGAACGCGATCATCATCTTCATGTGCGTCGAGCTGATGCTCAATGCAGTGAACCTCACCTTCGTCGCCCTTTCCCGTTATTACGGGATGGGCGGCCAGGTATTCGTGCTCTTCGTGATGACCGTCGCCGCCGCGGAAGCTGCGGTGGGACTCGCCATCATCATATCGATCTTCCGTCACCGACAGACGGTCGACCTTCGTAACATCAACGTGATGAAAGGGTGA
- the nuoL gene encoding NADH-quinone oxidoreductase subunit L, with translation MALSSSHPLAGTIAAWMWLLPVLPLLGFFINGALSILGSSHVGPSDPDMGHDDHDASPVASDQASHAHGGDSHAQAVPRFRALTAIIGPGVLILSFLLAASIFLAMRGVDMSAPFIQRYWSWMPVGDLKIDMAFQLDQLSMVMVLIITGIGALIHIFSVGYMSEDPGFARFFAYLNLFVFFMLMLVLGANYPILFVGWEGVGLCSYLLIGFWFTDEANASAGLKAFIVNRIGDVGVLIAMFLIFANLGTLDFTGVAAGAAGLPFGGALVTTICLFLFLGCTGKSAQLPLYVWLPDAMAGPTPVSALIHAATMVTAGVYLIVRSSFLFAMSPIASITVAVVGAVTALFAATIAMKQWDIKKVLAYSTISQLGYMFVGVGVGAYTAGIFHLATHAFFKALLFLGAGSVIHVMHAAYHHSGSHDDAQDMRNMGGMRKAMPITWIVMWIATLAISGIPPFAGFFSKDSILGSVYEHAGDSVLTNATWLGMSGHTVLLAVYVIGLAGAFLTAIYMTRLMLYTFHGPSRATADEQRHMHEAPWLMTGPLVVLGALSLAGGWLNLPSIMSFLGPVGGLDHWLEPVVGTATRTVTNGVALEASHSTEALLIGAAIVIAVLGIAVAVLALKPASLVPKAQSPAEHGFEKVLANKYYVDEAYDDAIVRPVYGLSKNVFWRGLDAGIIDNLFVNGSAALARGLGWIGARIQTGSTGVYAWAIVVGAIVVLSAFSFR, from the coding sequence ATGGCTCTATCGAGCAGTCACCCGTTGGCCGGAACCATCGCCGCGTGGATGTGGCTGCTGCCGGTTCTTCCGCTGCTTGGCTTCTTCATCAACGGCGCCCTCAGCATTCTGGGGAGTTCGCACGTCGGCCCGTCCGATCCGGATATGGGTCACGACGACCACGACGCGTCCCCGGTAGCCTCGGATCAGGCATCCCACGCGCATGGCGGCGATTCACACGCCCAGGCAGTGCCCAGGTTCCGCGCGCTCACGGCGATCATCGGTCCGGGTGTTCTCATACTCTCGTTCCTGCTGGCTGCCTCGATCTTCCTTGCAATGCGCGGTGTCGACATGTCGGCGCCATTCATTCAGCGTTACTGGAGCTGGATGCCGGTCGGCGATCTCAAGATCGACATGGCGTTCCAGCTGGATCAGCTGTCGATGGTGATGGTCCTCATCATTACCGGCATCGGTGCTCTGATCCACATATTCAGCGTCGGCTACATGAGCGAGGATCCGGGGTTCGCGCGATTCTTCGCGTATCTGAATCTGTTCGTCTTCTTCATGCTGATGCTGGTGCTCGGCGCCAACTACCCGATTCTCTTCGTCGGCTGGGAAGGTGTCGGACTCTGCTCCTATCTGCTGATCGGATTCTGGTTCACCGACGAGGCGAACGCATCCGCGGGCCTCAAGGCATTCATCGTCAACCGAATCGGTGACGTCGGCGTGCTCATCGCGATGTTCCTCATCTTCGCGAATCTCGGAACGCTCGACTTCACCGGCGTTGCGGCCGGTGCCGCCGGACTGCCATTTGGCGGTGCGCTGGTCACCACCATCTGTCTCTTCCTGTTCCTCGGCTGCACGGGCAAGAGCGCGCAGCTGCCGTTGTATGTCTGGCTGCCGGATGCCATGGCCGGCCCGACGCCGGTATCTGCGCTCATCCACGCGGCGACGATGGTTACCGCCGGCGTCTATCTCATAGTTCGCAGCTCGTTCCTGTTCGCCATGTCACCGATCGCATCGATCACGGTTGCCGTGGTTGGCGCTGTCACCGCACTCTTCGCCGCGACGATCGCGATGAAGCAGTGGGACATAAAGAAGGTTCTGGCGTACTCTACGATCTCACAGCTGGGTTACATGTTCGTCGGCGTGGGCGTCGGCGCATATACGGCCGGTATCTTTCACCTGGCGACGCACGCCTTCTTCAAGGCGCTGCTGTTCCTGGGCGCCGGCTCGGTGATCCACGTCATGCACGCTGCATATCATCACAGCGGCAGTCACGACGATGCGCAGGACATGCGCAACATGGGCGGCATGCGCAAGGCGATGCCGATTACCTGGATCGTCATGTGGATCGCAACGCTTGCGATTTCCGGAATTCCGCCTTTCGCCGGATTCTTCTCCAAGGATTCGATTCTCGGATCCGTGTACGAGCACGCCGGCGATTCCGTGCTGACGAACGCCACGTGGCTCGGGATGTCCGGCCACACAGTTCTACTCGCCGTCTACGTGATCGGTCTGGCGGGCGCCTTCCTCACGGCGATATACATGACGCGCCTCATGCTCTACACATTCCACGGGCCGAGCAGGGCGACGGCGGATGAGCAGCGGCACATGCACGAAGCGCCGTGGTTGATGACCGGGCCCCTCGTGGTGCTCGGCGCACTCAGCCTGGCCGGCGGCTGGTTGAATCTTCCCTCGATCATGTCGTTCCTCGGGCCTGTCGGCGGACTGGATCACTGGCTCGAGCCCGTCGTCGGCACTGCGACACGCACCGTGACCAACGGGGTCGCGCTCGAAGCATCGCACAGTACTGAGGCTCTGCTCATCGGAGCCGCAATCGTGATCGCAGTGCTTGGAATCGCCGTCGCGGTACTCGCGCTCAAGCCGGCGTCGCTGGTACCGAAGGCGCAGTCGCCAGCGGAGCACGGATTCGAAAAGGTCCTCGCCAACAAGTACTATGTCGACGAGGCCTACGACGACGCGATCGTGCGCCCCGTGTACGGGCTTTCCAAGAACGTGTTCTGGCGCGGTCTCGACGCGGGCATCATCGACAATCTCTTCGTAAACGGATCCGCGGCACTTGCGCGCGGGCTCGGCTGGATCGGCGCCCGCATACAGACCGGAAGCACCGGCGTGTACGCTTGGGCCATCGTCGTCGGAGCCATCGTTGTACTCAGTGCCTTCTCCTTCAGGTAA
- a CDS encoding NADH-quinone oxidoreductase subunit J, translating into MSMDNFGLFYQFHFYLFGIIAIVSAVTFVTRRSPVAAAMWLIVTMFCLAAEYVMLDAQFIAAMQVLLYAGAIMVIFLFVIMLLNLGEASDITDVRGIGGKLLAGFVGLILIAEVGVLSRTGIPSGKYVVARDFLSQQLATYGAVGAVARPLYRDYSLAFELTSVLLLVAIAGAVILGRKESSSAR; encoded by the coding sequence ATGAGCATGGATAACTTCGGTCTCTTCTACCAGTTCCACTTCTACCTTTTCGGAATAATCGCGATCGTGTCAGCGGTGACATTCGTGACGCGGCGGAGTCCCGTTGCCGCGGCGATGTGGCTGATCGTCACGATGTTCTGTCTTGCAGCGGAATACGTGATGCTCGACGCGCAGTTCATCGCCGCGATGCAGGTGTTGCTGTATGCCGGCGCGATAATGGTGATCTTCCTCTTCGTGATAATGCTGCTCAATCTCGGCGAGGCTTCCGACATCACCGACGTTCGCGGCATCGGGGGCAAGCTTCTCGCCGGCTTCGTCGGACTGATCCTGATCGCCGAAGTCGGCGTCCTCTCGCGAACGGGTATCCCGTCGGGGAAGTATGTAGTAGCGCGTGACTTCCTGAGCCAGCAGCTTGCTACGTACGGCGCCGTGGGCGCCGTGGCGCGGCCGTTGTATCGCGACTATTCGCTCGCATTCGAGTTGACCAGCGTTCTGCTGCTCGTCGCGATCGCGGGTGCCGTCATACTCGGACGCAAGGAGTCGTCGAGTGCTCGCTGA
- a CDS encoding NADH-quinone oxidoreductase subunit M, translating to MTDFLNGIHYNSWILPALLIIPLVGALLVWAQGGAHRDDADANAEPARQIAVWTLIIEFVVSCGLWWSFVPGVAGWQAGVDYAWIPAWGARFSLGVDGISLMLVLLTTLTMPLAVLGGWTAIKTRVHAYLAFLLILTSGMLGVFLARDLFLFYVMWEVMLIPMYFVIGIWGGQRRVYASLKFFIYTMVGSLLMLVAIIYLGIHNRDALTGIPNFSYDAMLASGALTPVTALWLFGAFFLAFAIKVPVFPFHTWLPDAHTEAPTAGSVILAGIMLKMGTFGFLRFALPLFPGSAMNPTVRAIILTLAVIGIIYGALVAMVQPDFKKLVAYSSVSHLGFVMLGIFALTVQSVQGAMLVMINHGISTGALFLLIGMMYERRHTRMLADYGGIARVVPMFAAALTLVSFSSIGLPGLNGFVGEFLVLLGAFRTYPIFAAIATTGVIFAACYLLWAIQRILFGKLDKPQNEHMPDLNWREIGLLVPLFACIIWLGVYPAPVLRRMEASAEKVVRTVQTNAALSESQTAALPGGE from the coding sequence ATGACAGACTTCCTCAACGGCATCCACTACAACTCGTGGATCCTTCCGGCTCTGCTGATCATTCCGCTCGTCGGCGCGCTGCTGGTGTGGGCACAGGGCGGCGCCCACCGCGACGATGCCGACGCGAATGCGGAGCCCGCGCGACAGATAGCGGTCTGGACCCTCATCATCGAGTTCGTCGTTTCGTGCGGGCTCTGGTGGTCGTTCGTCCCCGGAGTCGCCGGCTGGCAGGCCGGTGTGGACTACGCGTGGATCCCTGCGTGGGGGGCGCGCTTCTCACTGGGCGTCGACGGCATATCGCTCATGCTCGTGCTGCTCACCACGCTCACGATGCCGCTCGCGGTGCTCGGCGGATGGACCGCGATCAAGACCAGAGTTCACGCCTACCTGGCCTTCCTCCTCATACTCACCTCCGGAATGCTCGGCGTGTTTCTCGCGCGCGATCTGTTCCTGTTCTACGTGATGTGGGAAGTGATGCTGATTCCGATGTACTTCGTCATCGGCATCTGGGGCGGTCAGCGAAGAGTGTACGCCAGCCTCAAGTTCTTCATCTACACGATGGTAGGATCGCTGCTCATGCTCGTGGCGATCATCTACCTCGGTATTCACAATCGCGACGCACTGACGGGGATCCCGAATTTCAGCTATGACGCGATGCTGGCATCGGGCGCGCTCACGCCTGTGACTGCGCTCTGGCTGTTCGGCGCGTTCTTCCTCGCGTTTGCGATCAAGGTGCCGGTCTTTCCATTCCATACGTGGTTGCCCGACGCGCATACCGAAGCACCGACCGCAGGCTCCGTGATTCTTGCCGGCATCATGCTCAAGATGGGAACCTTCGGCTTTCTGCGTTTCGCGCTGCCTCTTTTCCCCGGCTCGGCGATGAACCCAACAGTGCGAGCGATCATACTGACGCTCGCGGTGATAGGAATCATCTACGGCGCACTGGTCGCGATGGTTCAGCCTGACTTCAAGAAGCTCGTTGCTTATTCGTCGGTCAGTCACCTTGGATTCGTGATGCTCGGCATCTTCGCACTGACGGTGCAGAGCGTGCAGGGTGCGATGCTCGTAATGATCAATCACGGAATCTCGACCGGCGCGCTCTTCCTGCTGATCGGCATGATGTACGAGCGGCGCCACACGCGCATGCTCGCGGATTACGGCGGGATTGCGAGAGTGGTGCCGATGTTTGCGGCCGCGCTTACGCTGGTTTCGTTCAGCAGCATCGGGTTGCCTGGTCTCAACGGCTTCGTGGGCGAGTTCCTCGTGCTGCTCGGAGCCTTCCGGACGTATCCCATCTTCGCCGCGATAGCGACGACCGGTGTGATTTTCGCCGCCTGCTATCTGCTCTGGGCCATACAGCGTATTCTGTTCGGCAAGCTGGACAAGCCGCAGAACGAGCACATGCCGGATCTGAACTGGCGTGAGATCGGGCTGCTCGTTCCGTTGTTCGCCTGCATCATCTGGCTTGGTGTCTATCCCGCGCCAGTGCTCCGGCGCATGGAAGCATCGGCTGAGAAGGTCGTTCGTACCGTACAGACAAATGCGGCGCTCTCGGAGTCGCAGACAGCAGCCCTTCCGGGCGGAGAATAG